The sequence CCTTGATCAAGCACGGTGATTCTGAAAGGAATAAAACGCTAACATCTATTGAATAAGCTGACATGCATGCAAGGACCTCAAAAACCGGATCTCTGCAAAATTAGAAAACCGCCCTCTTTGTATtttatcccatagatttgagctAGGCAACTATTCGACTCTAGAGCATGTGCATCGTGTCCTCAGCCATCAGTCCAGTTGAATGGGATTCATCATCTTGTGATTAAACTAGTTTATGCTGTGATTACGAGTAATATATtaaaagaaacaagaaggaaatcGATTCCAAAATTATATAAAACCATAAACTTGAACAAAAGCAGTAGTTCTTTTATTTCCCTCACAtggtaaaactttttttttttttttttttttttttttaaaaaaaaaaataaaaataaaagagaatttaGCTTGCTATACGCCCACACCATTACAGATCAGTTCATCACCATGTGTGCCAGCATAGAACGTAggtacaagatccaatccatccatcataagGTCGCACTACAGAGATTCCCTGGCCGAAACCATGTCTGCACAATGATCATGTGGATTATAGTTTACGGAACAAATGTATTGCTGAAGAAGACTAGAGTTTTTTAAGTTGTCCACCTATTTCTAACATCATGGCCGCCGCTGGTGAATGAATAATCTAATTTTCTGGGCAAGAACATCATTAGGTCCCACCAACCTGGTGGCCGGACTTAGTATTATCTAATTATCTGCTATGATGACACATGTGGTGGTCTTAGCAAATCTCCTAAAAGAAATTTAAGTTCGAATTGAGATCTTTGATTCTACTTAAAACTGCTAAATTTTGATTCAATTTATTGCCTGCTTAGTGGAGAACATTAACaacatccaaccattgatcctACAGTCCATTGGATCATTACATTGGCCGATTGCGGATTCTAAAAGCTTATAACATGATTTGCATAGACCATAATACATAGAATATAATACGGAATTTGTGGGACTTTGTGATTGCTTTCGAATAACACTAAGGGTACACTAACACCCTCAACGAAGTGCTAAACACCTTCTTGCTTGAGTCcagagggaagaagaaaggatAGATTTCATATCGAGCACGGCAACTACTGTAATTAATTTGACAACCCTCCTTATCCTTGCAGTATTTGGGGAAATTCGCAATCGCTATGGCCAAGCACTGTTCGCAAGATAGCCTTGATAGGTCTCTAGTGCATTGCACCAACCCGTATATGGTCACGAATGGTGAGATCTTTGTCTTACCCTTGCCCAAGCCATTGTTCGAGGGTGCGAGTGCCTCCGCTCGGATTCTTTCAACCAGTGTTCCCAGTTCTCTGTTGAATGTGTCGGGATCTGTGACGTTATTTACATTATAAAAGATTAATCCAACCCCGGCATCCAACTTCCCGACGAAATCTTCAGTGTCATAGCGCAAGAAACAGTAATCATACCATATCCTTGCATCAGCCTCATTCGGGCACAGCTGCCGGATCTGCTTTGCTGCATCAGCGATGCATGCCGAGCAGTCTTTACTGGACACGTCGCCTCTACATTGTGCGAGGCCATAGACAGTTTCGATGCGACCACCACCGGAAGAGGCAGTTGCGAAGCCATCTGAGGATGCTTTCGTGACCAGCTGGGCCAAAACGCGATCAATGGTGGTGGATGTTCGGCTGCTGCTTATGTTCTTGTCTTTGTTGCAAAACTCGCCTATGGGATCAGCATTATACAAGggaaagaggaggaagaagatgagaaaatgaTAGAAGAATGGCATGACTtctatggcttttttttttttttttttttttttttctttggatttttgGTTCTTTAAGAAGTTGCACTAGGGTTTTCTATATGTAAGAAGAGCTGATGGAAATCCTTCAGCAGACTTTGT is a genomic window of Magnolia sinica isolate HGM2019 chromosome 15, MsV1, whole genome shotgun sequence containing:
- the LOC131227903 gene encoding cysteine-rich repeat secretory protein 55-like; its protein translation is MPFFYHFLIFFLLFPLYNADPIGEFCNKDKNISSSRTSTTIDRVLAQLVTKASSDGFATASSGGGRIETVYGLAQCRGDVSSKDCSACIADAAKQIRQLCPNEADARIWYDYCFLRYDTEDFVGKLDAGVGLIFYNVNNVTDPDTFNRELGTLVERIRAEALAPSNNGLGKGKTKISPFVTIYGLVQCTRDLSRLSCEQCLAIAIANFPKYCKDKEGCQINYSSCRARYEIYPFFFPLDSSKKVFSTSLRVLVYP